From Xenopus tropicalis strain Nigerian chromosome 3, UCB_Xtro_10.0, whole genome shotgun sequence, the proteins below share one genomic window:
- the LOC116409638 gene encoding olfactory receptor 6P1-like: MDDGSWMMIRKTPSKNCHLTSLSLADVLLSTSITPNLLWLLLNGGGTISATGCITQFYFYGVSVVSEFYLLTAMAYDRYLAICSPLHYASIMGFRLCLYLSLCSWGLALIISLFMNFLTFNLQFCGPFVIDHYFCDFTPLLKLSCSDYKAVELTNIILDIPCILLPFCFIIYTYVSIGLAILRISSTEGRHKAFSTCSSHLIVVCMYYGSMIIVYMVPSKAHNFNINKILSLLYTVGTPFSNPIVYSLRNKEIKNALWKYI, translated from the exons ATGGATGATGGATCATGGATGATGATTAGGAAGACCCCAAGCAAAAACTGTCACCTTACCAGT ctgtctctggctgatgttttgctcagtaccagtattactccaaatttattgtggttattactgaatggagggggcacaatatctgctactggttgtatcacacagttttactttTATGGTGTTTCAGTAGtttcagagttttatctcctcacagccatggcctatgaccgatatctggccatctgctccccacttcattatgcctccattatgggtttcaggctttgcctctatttgagtctttgttcttggggcttagcccTTATAATAAGTTTGTTTATGAATTTTCTgacatttaatttgcagttctgcggcccatttgttatagatcattatttctgtgactttacCCCTCTTCTTAAACTTTCCTGCTCAGATTATAAAGCTGTGGAACTAACAAATATTATTTTGGACATACCCTGTATActgctccctttttgcttcatcatttacacttacgtttccattggccttgccattctcaggatctcctctactgaaggaagacacaaagccttctccacttgcagctcccatttaatagttgtgtgcatgtactatgggagtatgataatagtttatatggtaccatccaaggcccataacttcaatatcaataaaatactgtcccttctatacacagttggaaccccatTTTCTAATCCAatagtatacagcctgagaaacaaagaGATTAAAAATGCTCTTTGGaagtatatatag